In Pedobacter sp. W3I1, one DNA window encodes the following:
- a CDS encoding efflux RND transporter periplasmic adaptor subunit, translated as MKRVVMCLGLCTLLYVTGCTAKKEEKEEVATYAVTTPLRMDTSFTKEYVSQIKSVRNIEVRAQEKGYLQNIYVDEGQHVKAGQLLFKIMPKAAQSELLKAQAETKSAEIELENTRLLSDKNIVSKNELAMAKAKLQSANAETSLAKFHLSNTEIRAPFDGTIDRIPLKLGSLVDEGALLTSLSDNSQVFAYFNVSEPEYLNYQSAAKAKGQQEVSLLLANNELLKSKGKVEVIESEFDNETGNIAFRARFNNSDNLLRNGETGKIQMVVPLKNALVIPQKATYDIQDKTYVFVIDKKNKVHSKAITIAGDLPDLYIVGDGITADDKILLEGVQKVKDDDKIAFKFQQPQEVMKQLRLKTE; from the coding sequence ATGAAAAGAGTTGTCATGTGCTTAGGCCTATGTACTTTGCTTTACGTAACGGGTTGTACTGCGAAAAAAGAAGAAAAAGAAGAAGTTGCTACTTATGCGGTAACCACGCCGTTAAGAATGGATACTTCGTTTACCAAGGAATATGTTTCACAGATTAAATCTGTGCGGAATATTGAAGTCAGGGCTCAGGAAAAAGGCTATCTTCAAAATATTTATGTAGATGAAGGTCAGCATGTAAAAGCAGGCCAGCTGTTATTTAAGATTATGCCTAAAGCAGCACAATCGGAGTTGTTAAAAGCACAGGCCGAAACTAAATCGGCAGAAATTGAACTGGAAAACACCAGATTACTGTCTGATAAAAATATCGTTTCTAAGAATGAGCTGGCTATGGCTAAAGCTAAACTACAATCGGCAAATGCCGAAACCTCATTGGCCAAATTCCATTTATCGAATACCGAAATCAGGGCTCCTTTTGATGGCACCATCGATCGTATTCCTTTAAAATTGGGTAGCTTGGTTGATGAAGGTGCTTTATTGACCAGTCTTTCAGATAATAGTCAGGTTTTTGCTTATTTCAATGTATCTGAGCCAGAATACCTGAACTACCAGAGTGCTGCAAAAGCAAAGGGTCAGCAAGAGGTTAGCCTGTTATTGGCAAATAACGAGTTGCTGAAATCGAAAGGTAAGGTTGAAGTAATCGAAAGCGAATTTGATAACGAAACAGGAAACATTGCTTTCAGGGCCAGGTTTAACAATTCAGATAACCTATTAAGAAACGGAGAAACGGGCAAGATCCAGATGGTGGTGCCCTTAAAAAATGCCTTAGTCATTCCACAAAAGGCTACTTACGATATTCAGGATAAAACCTATGTTTTTGTGATTGATAAAAAGAATAAAGTACATTCTAAAGCGATCACCATTGCAGGCGATCTTCCTGATTTATATATCGTAGGCGATGGCATCACAGCTGATGATAAGATATTGCTTGAAGGTGTGCAGAAGGTAAAAGATGATGATAAAATTGCCTTCAAATTCCAGCAACCTCAGGAAGTAATGAAACAATTAAGATTGAAAACTGAATAA
- a CDS encoding efflux RND transporter permease subunit, whose translation MFSKFIQRPVLSIVISLIIVFLGVLAISYLPVTQFPSISPPKVNITAEYPGANNELLIKSVVIPLERALNGVPGMKYIASDAGNDGEASIQVVFNLGTDPNQASLNVQNRVAAVTNKLPPLVVREGVKITREESNMLMYINLYSKDPKMNQNFLYNYADINLLSELKRVDGVGFADILGDRDYAMRIWLKPDRMQAYKISVDEVMKALDEQSLEASPGKTGESSGKRSQAFEYVLKYSGRFNTKEGYENVVLRATAKGELLRLKDVADVDFSASAYNLYSTLNGKASAAIVLKQSYGSNASQVIKDVKAKMAEIKSSSFPKGLDYEVSYDVSKFLDASIEKVIHTLVEAFILVGLVVFLFLGDWRSTLIPAIAVPVSLIGTFVFMQFFGITLNLITLFALVLAIGVVVDDAIVVIEAVHAKMEHDRKLSVLKATQEAMKEIGGAIIAITFLMASVFIPVAFMSGPVGIFYRQFSITMATAIILSGIVALTLTPALCAIMLKNNHGSKKKKTIIDRFLDGFNNGFAKLSGKYELVLTKVVSRRILTFGILLVFCLGIWGLSGSVPSGFIPNEDQGMVYAIIQTPPGSTLERTDQIAEKLQKMCEDIDGVKSVSSLAGYEILTEGTGSNSGTCLINLKDWSERKHSAVEIIEELEEKSKSIPGATIEFFQPPAVPGYGAAGGFELRLLDKAGSGDYKKMETVANDFVKELNRRKELSSVFTFYSASFPQYMLDVDNDIAQQKGVSIDNAMNTLSTFVGSNYETSFIKYDHQYKVIVQALPQYRALPGDILKLSVKNDRDEMVPFSAFIKMRKVYGLSEITRHNMYNASEISGQSAPGYSSGEAIKAITEVAKKSLPRGFGIDWAGISKDEVSRGNEAIYIFLICLGFVYLVLAAQYESFILPLSVILSLPAGIFGAFLFLKLLGLENNIYAQVAMVMLIGLLGKNAVLIVEFAAQRHAQGATILKAAMEGASVRFRPILMTSFAFIAGLIPLMIASGPGKIGNRTIGSAAAGGMLFGTIFGVVIIPGLYYVFGTIAARHKLIKIEEEHPLTEEVEDNV comes from the coding sequence ATGTTTAGTAAATTCATACAAAGGCCTGTCCTTTCTATAGTAATATCACTTATCATTGTGTTTCTTGGGGTGTTGGCCATCAGCTACCTCCCCGTTACGCAATTCCCTTCCATTTCGCCACCTAAAGTTAACATTACGGCAGAGTACCCGGGGGCAAATAACGAGTTATTGATTAAATCGGTAGTTATTCCGCTCGAACGCGCACTTAACGGTGTACCGGGCATGAAATATATTGCCTCTGATGCCGGTAATGATGGCGAAGCATCCATCCAGGTGGTATTTAACCTGGGTACCGATCCCAATCAGGCCTCACTTAACGTACAGAACCGTGTAGCGGCAGTTACCAATAAACTTCCCCCATTAGTGGTTCGGGAGGGCGTAAAAATCACCCGCGAGGAGTCTAACATGTTAATGTACATTAATTTGTACAGTAAAGACCCTAAAATGAACCAGAACTTTCTGTACAATTATGCCGATATCAACTTGCTTTCTGAGTTGAAAAGGGTTGATGGAGTAGGTTTTGCCGATATTTTGGGCGATAGGGATTATGCCATGCGGATTTGGCTTAAGCCCGATCGGATGCAGGCTTATAAAATCTCTGTAGATGAAGTGATGAAAGCGCTTGATGAGCAAAGTTTAGAAGCCTCTCCAGGTAAAACCGGTGAGAGTTCTGGTAAACGCTCTCAGGCTTTTGAGTATGTGTTAAAATATTCCGGACGCTTTAATACGAAAGAAGGATACGAAAATGTGGTGCTAAGGGCTACTGCTAAAGGAGAATTACTACGTTTAAAAGATGTGGCCGATGTAGATTTTAGTGCTTCTGCTTACAATTTATACTCTACATTAAACGGAAAGGCTTCAGCAGCTATTGTGTTGAAACAATCGTACGGTAGTAATGCCAGTCAGGTAATTAAAGATGTGAAGGCGAAAATGGCCGAGATCAAATCGAGCTCTTTTCCTAAAGGGTTGGATTATGAAGTAAGTTACGATGTTTCTAAATTTCTGGATGCCTCAATTGAAAAAGTGATCCATACCCTTGTCGAAGCCTTTATCCTGGTAGGTTTAGTGGTATTCCTGTTTCTCGGCGACTGGCGTTCAACCCTCATTCCAGCTATCGCTGTTCCGGTATCCTTAATCGGAACCTTTGTATTTATGCAGTTCTTCGGCATTACGCTCAACTTAATTACCTTGTTCGCCCTGGTACTGGCGATAGGTGTAGTGGTAGATGATGCCATTGTGGTAATTGAAGCCGTGCATGCCAAGATGGAACACGATCGGAAACTTTCGGTACTGAAAGCTACACAAGAGGCCATGAAAGAAATTGGTGGCGCAATTATCGCCATTACCTTTTTAATGGCATCGGTATTTATCCCGGTGGCTTTTATGTCGGGGCCGGTAGGTATTTTCTATCGTCAGTTCTCGATCACTATGGCAACAGCAATTATTCTTTCAGGTATTGTAGCGTTAACACTTACGCCTGCATTGTGTGCCATTATGTTGAAGAATAACCATGGATCGAAGAAAAAGAAGACCATTATTGATCGCTTTTTAGACGGTTTTAACAATGGCTTTGCTAAACTTTCGGGTAAATATGAACTGGTGCTAACCAAGGTGGTAAGCCGCAGGATCTTAACCTTTGGTATATTGTTAGTCTTTTGTTTGGGTATTTGGGGATTAAGTGGCAGCGTGCCATCAGGTTTCATTCCGAACGAAGATCAGGGCATGGTTTATGCCATTATCCAAACGCCTCCGGGGTCTACATTGGAGCGTACCGACCAGATTGCAGAGAAACTGCAGAAAATGTGCGAAGATATTGATGGCGTAAAGTCGGTTTCATCTTTGGCAGGGTACGAAATTCTTACCGAAGGTACCGGATCCAACTCGGGTACCTGTTTAATCAACCTGAAAGATTGGAGCGAACGTAAACACTCTGCAGTAGAAATTATTGAAGAACTTGAAGAGAAATCGAAATCTATTCCTGGTGCAACTATCGAATTTTTCCAGCCACCAGCCGTTCCAGGTTATGGTGCTGCAGGAGGTTTCGAACTTCGTTTATTGGATAAAGCAGGTAGCGGCGATTACAAAAAAATGGAAACCGTTGCTAACGATTTTGTAAAAGAGCTGAACAGACGTAAAGAGCTATCATCAGTATTTACTTTTTACAGTGCGAGTTTTCCTCAATACATGTTAGATGTTGATAATGATATTGCGCAACAAAAAGGAGTGAGTATTGATAATGCGATGAATACATTATCCACTTTTGTGGGGAGTAATTATGAAACCAGTTTTATTAAATACGACCACCAGTATAAAGTAATTGTACAGGCATTGCCGCAATACAGGGCTTTACCAGGAGATATTTTGAAACTGTCAGTTAAAAACGATCGCGATGAAATGGTGCCTTTCTCTGCGTTTATTAAAATGAGGAAAGTGTATGGTTTATCTGAGATTACCCGACACAACATGTATAATGCTTCGGAGATCAGCGGACAATCGGCTCCAGGTTATAGTTCTGGTGAAGCCATTAAAGCCATTACTGAAGTAGCCAAGAAATCACTTCCAAGAGGATTCGGCATCGATTGGGCCGGTATTTCTAAAGATGAGGTATCAAGAGGTAATGAAGCCATTTATATCTTCCTGATCTGTCTGGGATTCGTTTATCTGGTGCTGGCAGCACAATACGAAAGCTTTATTTTGCCGCTTTCGGTTATCCTTTCTTTACCAGCTGGTATTTTTGGGGCTTTTTTGTTCTTGAAATTATTAGGATTGGAAAATAACATTTATGCACAGGTTGCAATGGTGATGCTCATTGGTTTACTGGGTAAAAACGCCGTGTTGATTGTGGAATTTGCTGCACAACGGCATGCCCAGGGTGCAACAATACTAAAAGCGGCAATGGAAGGTGCAAGTGTGCGTTTCCGCCCAATTTTAATGACCTCTTTTGCCTTTATTGCAGGTTTAATTCCTTTAATGATTGCTAGTGGACCTGGTAAAATTGGTAACAGAACCATTGGCTCGGCAGCTGCCGGAGGTATGCTTTTCGGTACCATTTTCGGGGTGGTCATTATACCAGGATTGTATTATGTATTTGGAACAATAGCAGCCAGACACAAGCTGATTAAAATTGAAGAAGAACATCCGTTAACTGAAGAAGTAGAAGATAATGTTTAA